In the Struthio camelus isolate bStrCam1 chromosome 16, bStrCam1.hap1, whole genome shotgun sequence genome, CAAGAGGACTACTTGGCACCAGGCATAAACACAAGGCAACGTACGTATCTAGAAACGGCCTCCAGTTCGTCCCGCTGCCCTTTCCCCAGCTGGCCCGTGGCACTCCCACGTGCTGCCTCAGCCAGGGGCAGCACAGCCCTAGCAGGGGTGCCCCATACTCAGCACTGCTCCCTGCAGTAAGGCTCTGTGCTCGGGGCCAGATCCTGCCCCAGGCTctggcagaaagcagcagggcaGCCAGCAGGACAGGCCAACCTGTTCACCCCCTTGTCCCCAGCTACCGTCCTCCCCTCAGAGCCCACCGTTCCCACCTGGGGCAGTTATCTGGGGCCCACAGCACACCATCTGCCACCCTTGGCTAGAAGCTACAGGGAGAgaccagtccctgggctgttttGGGAGGGAAGAGTTTAATACAGGACAGACAGACTTACAGACATTGCTAAGTGCCTCAGACTGCCCAGATCTCCCTGCCCGTGGGGACCCCCCATTTCCCCAAAGCAGGCTCCTGGCTAGCACAGCAAAGCCAGCACTGACAACCTGAGTCCccaacagctcctgctgcctggggatgCCCTGCCTGAGAGCACAGGAAGTTCCTGGGATTTCAGGGAGCCAGGTCCTGACCCCCACtgctggggctggagaggggagggaaagagctCAGAGCCCCAGCAGACTCCATGCAGCCTGTTCCCATTGCACAGAGATCCCGGGAGCAAGCATTGCAGCTCCAGGGTGATCGTAGGCCCACGCGAGCACAGGAGGCAGGCGAGTCAGTCTGCAGCATGAGCATCAGAGCCGGCAAGTGCCACCCAGAAGTGGGAAGGACAGACAGACAAGACAAAGCACAAAGCCCAGAGGGTGCAGGAGTCAGTCCCGTTAGTGGCCAGCCGGAGAGGGCGAGTTCTTACGGAAACGCACCCGCTCAAAGCCTGTGATTTCCACTGTGCCAGGAGCAGCCTCTGAGTCTGGCTTGTGGGGCAAAGCCTGGGGCCCtggggagagagcagagaagggaCTGAACTTCAAGCTATGCAGCAGGCTCACAGGAGCCCTCCCCGGGCTCTGGACCCTGCAATCAGGCCAACACCCAAAGCAGTGAGGCTCCCCCATCCCCTGCAGGAACCCGTACTCCCCTCACCACCTTGCGTCTCATCCgctggggcagttggggggctcCTGGCCACCTCTTCCAGCTTCTCCAAATCTCCCAAGGCCTCCTGCTCTGTGGTTGGCCTTGCTTCCTCCTGCTGCAAGGGTtctgcagggctctgctcccgTCGGGGGGCCTCAGCCAGCTCCACGGGGCTCAGCCCTGGGGGAAAGGCCATGGTCAGGCATGAGGTGGGTCCTGCTCAGCCCTTTCCCCTGTGCTGTTACactggctgctctccctgcaaCCCCCTGCAGAGTGGGGAGACCCAACCCACCTCATCTCCCCTTTACCTGCAGTCTCTCCAGATACCCCTCTCGACTGGGCTGAGAGGGCAGAGGGGCCTGGCAAGGGGCTGTCTCCCAGGCTGCTGCGCGGAGAGGCCAGGTCCATCTCCTCGCCCCAGTCCGAGACAGGCTTGTGTCCTCCCACAGGGGAGAAGGGGCTCAGAGGCTTGCTTGCCCCCCCACTGGGGGCGGGCGCCGCAGGGGGAATGTGCAGCTTGGGAGCTGTGGCTTGCCCAGCCTTTGGGGGACGCTGGGCTTTGGGGGATGCACTGGGGGGTGCTTCATCCTCGCCCGATGACCCAGGgctgtcttcctcttcctcctcctcgctgaCATCCTCCCACTGGTCCTCATCTTCCTCAGGGTTCAGGGAGGGCTGAGGCTCTGCGAAGGCTGCGCTTGCCGGTTCATCCAGCTGCTGACACAGGGCAAGGACCATTTGAGACAGAGGAAGGTGACACACCGAGGCCAGAGACCACTGGACCCCCGTGGACTCTGATCCAGAGCGTTTTACCTTCTGCCCCAGGCCTTCaactctctctgctgctgccagcatcTCCTTCTCCTCCCAGCGGTTGTCATGCatgctgaagaggaggaagaacatCAGTGTAAAAGCTCCACTGCGGTCCCCACCTGCTGAGAGCACAGAGGCCAGCCCGCAGCACTGGGAGGTGCTGCCAGAGTGAATGGCCCTGTGGCATCCTCCACCCTGACAGCTCAAAGAACAGCCCCTCTGGGAGCCAGAGCCAGACGCTCCACCTCTGCCCTCTACCCAGCAGATCCCACAGCCCTCCAGCATCAGAAAGGAACCTGGGTGTCCTGACACACATCCGCGAGCCCCAGCTCCCCAGAGAGCACTCCAGGCACCCCAACCTGTAAGGCTTGGCCCCCGTTCCCTGGCTCCGTCCACGGCCCCGTCCCTTTCTTCTCCGCTCTGTGCGATGTGGGGACAGGAACTCCCCAAAGGTGGGCAGCTTGGGAGGGCGCTTGTTCTCATCTGCAACAGGAGGGTAGACCTGCTGGAGCACCACTCAAGGCCTTGAGCCAGCCTGACACCTTGCCCCACTCAGCTCCCCAACACACGCCCTTGTCCTACCCTGTcttcccccccggccccacggaAAGCTACAGACTCACCCTGTCTGCTGCCCCCTTCCAGGCCTGGTGCTGCCACAGAGCCCTCCTTGAACCTGAGACAGACGGGGATGAGTGAGACAGAGAACGCTATGTCTCCCGAAGGGTCTGAGCTCAGCccagaccagcctcttcctccagctcaGCCCACAGGAGCCACCCCCCCATCCAGCCCCCTGCAACAGGGCCATCCCCCACAGCCAGACACCCTGTCCCCCTTCTCCGCGTACATCGTGTCCGTTTTCTCGGCATCCCATTCCCGGCGCCACTGGCCCGTGGGTTTGCGGTGACGTGCCAGGCGCTCCTGGTCTATCTGCTCCCGCTCCTTCTTCCAGCGCACGTACTCCGCTCGCTCGCGGCCCGTCATGGACAGCGTCATGTCCAGCGTCCCCCCAGCCTTCGGGCCAGACCGGCGGCCCTGTGGGGAGACACAGGTCAACACGCCAGGAGCCAGAAACTCCCACGAGGCCAAACCCTACCCCAGTACCTCCAACCATGTCTGATATCTGCCCCAGGACCACCAACGCATATAGTGagcaagcagcagccagctgAGGGACCCATAAACTTCCCTAGCTTCCCCCAAAGTTGCAGCTCTTCAAGACTCCTCTCTTTTCCACCACAAAAGCCCTGTCCAGGGCAGCACGCTGCCCTCTCCCTGTGAGGTACGTACAGGGCCCTGCCAGGCCTTCTCGCGCTCCATGCCTGTCTTGACCTTGTCAAAGTCTGCCCCTCCCCAGTTGCGAATGTGCCGCCTGCTCCCCTCCTTGCGGTCAGCATCCTGGAAGGGGCCGCTGCGCCGCGGGTCATCCAGGAAGTTGCGCACCGGGTTCTTCTCATGCAGCCCATCCTGAGCAAGGGGGAGAATTGGATGCCATCATCTTGCATCTCTGAAGCCAGGCGAGCGGCATCTCACTGCGCATGCTGTcggcctcctgccctggcagcacccTCCCTGGCTCACCCGCTGGTTTCGCTCATACTCTGCAATCTTCTCCATCTCCTCATTCATCTTCTCGATATTCTGGCGCCTCCGTTCTTCCCACTCCTGGTAAGGGCAGGATAATGAGAGCACAACCAGGAAAAAACAGCTCATCCCAGGACACACAACACCCCGCACCACtccctgcccaggcctcacacATGGAGCTTTTAGCAGGGAAAACATCCTGCACCATCAAGGTGTCTTCTTGTACAGCTTCCCTCATGACCCACGGTGAACTCACATGCTCCGCACCAGCTCTGACACCTACCTTGGACTTCCTGTCAGGGCCGGTGGTGTCTCCCCCCATTGCTAGACAGGCCACCCCACGGCCCCGCGACCGGCGGCCACGTCCACCGCGCTCCCCAAGGGACATGCTGCCtcctccggccccggcgcctTCCCAGACAGGGTCACTGGGATGCTCTGCCCGCGGGGACCGGCTGGAGGGACGCAGGCCTGCACGCCCTGAGCCACGGGGAGCGCTGCTGCGGCTGGACTTGGGGGCGCCAGGAGACTTCTTGTCGCTGACAACACGCTTCTCCTGGGGGAGAGAAGGGCAAGGTGCTGGGTTCAGCAACAGTTGCCCCACTGATGCCTGCCCTTCTCCTGACTCCCCCAGCCCACAGCACACCCTGCCCCAAAGaccatctcccccagccctgaTCCCCCCCCACTCACCCCAGGGGAGAGCATGacctggacagtgatggagaGATCCTTGTCCACCCATTTCCGCTCAGGCTCGCCCTCAGTGGGCCGCACCCGGCGCAGGGCCGTCACCGCaattccctcctgctctgctttcttcctgtcctcttcGATCTCCTGCAGAGGGGACAAAGGCATGAGTGGGACCCCAGCTGGGACAGACCCCCATCTCCTCCAGGGACCATCGTGGGCCTTCCCAGGCCTCTTCCACCACCTTGTCCCTCCCTGCACATCTGGGTAATGGGCAGAGCCCTGAGTTTACCTAAGACAACCTTCCCTTTCTGAGGAGGGGGTTTCTGGGCTTTGCAGGAGATCTGTGCCCTACTAATCTCTCAACAGGATGAATGAGACCAGGCACAACCTCGCAGCCCATCAATTCCTGAGCTGTCGCCCTCCCCAGGCTTTATGGTAGACAATGGACAGGAACTGCCCCCCCAGGCCATCCCCCTGCAATCCCCTGTTACGTAAAAGGCCCAGGCACTAAGCCACAGCATGGGATTAGGAGCTGTAAGTGCCTTAATGCGCTCTGCCTCCGCAGGCAGGACATCAGAGGGGCAGCGAGGCCCTGGTGCGGGATGGTGGAGAAGCACACGCTGCGGGCGCAGGGCCTGGGTTGGGACCTGCCGAGCGTTTGGCCCTGACCCCCCACACCTGGTAGCGCTTGATGAGGGCCTCATTCTTCTTGCGCAGTGCCTCGATGCGCTTGTCCAGCTCCGCGTCCTTCTCCTCCTTCGACTTCAGGTCCAGTGTGGCCGACTGTGGGGAGAGCAGCAGGCTGAGCAAGGGCCCCGGGACCAAGACCTGCAGCAAGGCTCAGGCCCCCAACCCGACCCCgggacacacagacacacacacagccctccctcctccccctcgccCAGCCCAGGACGCCCCAACCCGGCCTGGGCATCTCCCACACTCAGGCCTGCGCAACACAACCCCCAGCCTGGCCTTCAAGCCCCGAACCTGCCCCACAGGaacccccggccgggcccggcctcgGCCCGACACCCTCAAACCCGCCCCACAGGAacctccgggccgggccgggccgggccccccaaACCTGGCCCAATACCGAGACCCCCAGACCCGGCCATGggaccccagcccggcccagaaCGGTCCCACAGGGACCTCCGGGTCGGGTCTGGACCCCCAAGCCCAGCCCCACACCGAGACCCCCAAGCGCGGCTCGGGGGcccccaggccgggccgggcccggccccgcccg is a window encoding:
- the CCDC9 gene encoding coiled-coil domain-containing protein 9 isoform X2, encoding MSATLDLKSKEEKDAELDKRIEALRKKNEALIKRYQEIEEDRKKAEQEGIAVTALRRVRPTEGEPERKWVDKDLSITVQEKRVVSDKKSPGAPKSSRSSAPRGSGRAGLRPSSRSPRAEHPSDPVWEGAGAGGGSMSLGERGGRGRRSRGRGVACLAMGGDTTGPDRKSKEWEERRRQNIEKMNEEMEKIAEYERNQRDGLHEKNPVRNFLDDPRRSGPFQDADRKEGSRRHIRNWGGADFDKVKTGMEREKAWQGPGRRSGPKAGGTLDMTLSMTGRERAEYVRWKKEREQIDQERLARHRKPTGQWRREWDAEKTDTMFKEGSVAAPGLEGGSRQDENKRPPKLPTFGEFLSPHRTERRRKGRGRGRSQGTGAKPYSMHDNRWEEKEMLAAAERVEGLGQKQLDEPASAAFAEPQPSLNPEEDEDQWEDVSEEEEEEDSPGSSGEDEAPPSASPKAQRPPKAGQATAPKLHIPPAAPAPSGGASKPLSPFSPVGGHKPVSDWGEEMDLASPRSSLGDSPLPGPSALSAQSRGVSGETAGLSPVELAEAPRREQSPAEPLQQEEARPTTEQEALGDLEKLEEVARSPPTAPADETQGPQALPHKPDSEAAPGTVEITGFERDGKAP